A stretch of the Capra hircus breed San Clemente chromosome 10, ASM170441v1, whole genome shotgun sequence genome encodes the following:
- the VRTN gene encoding vertnin codes for MTSREQLVQHVLQELQEAVESEGLEGLVGAALEAKQVLSSFALPTRRGGGPGPQVLEVDSVALSLYPEDAPRNMLPLVCQGEGSLLFEAASLLLWGDAGLSLELRARTVVEMLLHRHYYLQGMIDSKVMLQAVRYSLRSEESPEMTSLPSATLEAIFDADVKATCFPSSFSNVWHLYALASVVQRNIYSIYPLRNLKIRPYFNRVIRPRRCDHTPATLHIMWAGQPLSGHLFRHQYFAPVVGLEEVEAESAHPGPAPLPPPAKTLELLNREPGLSYSHLGERSSVTKSTFYRWRRQSQEHRQKVATRFSAKHFLQDSFHRGGVVPLQQFLQRFPEISRSTYYAWKHELVGSGACQALTPTEELAKLPERQVAEGLGCSSTAASSPGMVFMQRAKLYLEHCIALNTLVPYRCFKRRFPGISRSTYYNWRRKALRRNPSFKPVPALSESGPPQPVPVGEKALLPWKGGEVGEGEAKATGGGPPAPRAFLPLRVPLSRWQRRLRRVARKQVLGGHLPFCRFRLRYPSLSPSSFWVWKSLARSWPRSLSKLQIRAPTLGRGSRKEAEEKEAGRKVTAAVAPPAGTRLMAASPGEDPRQAPGGPSREGPLQEGPTAQGWPPSGSLSSHPVGTAAAAGGRDGQVLVMDMLATTKFKAQAKLFLQKRFQSKSFPSYKEFSTLFPLTARSTYYMWKRALYDGLTLVDG; via the coding sequence ATGACCTCTCGGGAGCAGCTGGTGCAGCACGtgctgcaggagctgcaggaggcgGTGGAGTCAGAGGGCCTGGAGGGTCTCGTCGGTGCTGCTCTGGAGGCCAAGCAGGTCCTGTCCTCCTTCGCTCTCCCCACCCGCCGTGGGGGGGGGCCCGGCCCCCAGGTGCTGGAGGTGGACTCGGTGGCCCTGAGCCTGTATCCGGAGGATGCGCCCCGGAACATGCTGCCGCTGGTGTGCCAGGGCGAGGGCAGCCTGCTCTTCGAGGCGGCCAGCCTGCTGCTGTGGGGCGACGCGGGCCTCAGCCTGGAGCTGCGGGCGCGCACGGTGGTGGAGATGCTGCTGCACCGCCACTACTACCTCCAGGGCATGATCGACTCCAAGGTGATGCTGCAGGCGGTGCGCTACTCCCTGCGCTCCGAGGAGTCCCCGGAGATGACCAGCCTGCCGTCCGCCACGCTCGAGGCCATCTTCGACGCGGACGTCAAGGCCACCTGCTTTCCCAGCAGCTTCTCCAACGTGTGGCACTTGTACGCCCTCGCCTCAGTGGTCCAGCGCAACATCTACTCCATCTACCCGCTGCGCAACCTCAAGATCCGGCCGTACTTTAACCGTGTCATCCGCCCGCGCCGCTGCGACCACACGCCCGCCACGCTGCACATCATGTGGGCCGGCCAGCCGCTCAGTGGCCACCTCTTCCGCCACCAGTATTTTGCTCCCgtggtggggctggaggaggtGGAGGCCGAGAGCGCCCACCCTGGCCCGGCCCCGCTGCCCCCGCCCGCCAAGACCTTGGAGCTGCTCAACCGCGAGCCCGGCCTCAGCTACTCGCACCTGGGAGAGCGCTCCAGCGTCACCAAGAGCACCTTCTACCGCTGGCGGCGGCAGTCCCAGGAGCACCGGCAGAAGGTGGCCACTCGCTTCTCGGCCAAGCACTTCCTGCAAGACAGCTTCCACCGCGGGGGCGTCGTGCCGCTGCAGCAGTTCCTGCAGAGGTTCCCCGAGATCTCCCGCTCCACCTATTACGCCTGGAAGCACGAGCTCGTGGGTTCTGGCGCCTGCCAGGCCCTGACCCCCACAGAGGAGCTGGCGAAGCTGCCGGAGCGGCAGGTTGCCGAGGGGCTGGGATGCTCCTCGACGGCCGCGTCCAGCCCTGGCATGGTCTTCATGCAGCGGGCCAAATTGTACCTGGAGCACTGCATTGCCCTGAATACGCTGGTACCCTACCGCTGCTTCAAACGCCGCTTCCCGGGCATCTCCCGGTCCACCTACTACAACTGGCGCCGAAAAGCTCTCCGAAGGAACCCCAGCTTCAAGCCAGTGCCGGCCCTCTCGGAGTCTGGGCCTCCCCAGCCAGTGCCGGTGGGCGAAAAGGCCTTGCTTCCTTGGAAGGGTGGTGAGGTCGGAGAGGGGGAAGCGAAAGCCACGGGTGGGGGCCCACCCGCACCGCGGGCGTTCCTGCCCCTGAGGGTGCCGTTGTCCCGCTGGCAGAGGCGGCTGCGCAGAGTGGCCCGCAAGCAGGTGCTTGGTGGGCACCTCCCTTTCTGTCGCTTCCGCCTCCGCTACCCGAGCTTGTCACCTTCCTCCTTTTGGGTCTGGAAGAGTCTGGCCCGGAGCTGGCCCAGAAGCCTGTCCAAGCTCCAGATCCGGGCCCCCACCTTGGGCAGAGGgagcaggaaggaggcagaggagaaagaagcTGGCAGGAAAGTGACAGCTGCTGTGGCCCCCCCTGCAGGGACCCGGCTGATGGCAGCTTCTCCAGGGGAGGATCCAAGGCAGGCCCCAGGAGGGCCTTCCAGAGAGGGGCCCCTGCAAGAGGGGCCCACGGCCCAGGGTTGGCCCCCCAGTGGGTCCCTGTCCAGCCACCCTGTGGGGACAGCAGCAGCGGCAGGGGGCCGGGATGGCCAGGTGCTGGTGATGGACATGCTGGCCACCACGAAGTTCAAGGCCCAGGCCAAGCTGTTCCTGCAGAAGCGCTTCCAGTCCAAGAGCTTCCCCTCCTACAAGGAATTCAGCACCCTCTTCCCCCTCACCGCCCGCTCTACCTACTACATGTGGAAACGCGCCCTCTATGATGGCCTCACCCTGGTGGACGGCTGA